From the Solanum lycopersicum chromosome 10, SLM_r2.1 genome, one window contains:
- the LOC138338966 gene encoding uncharacterized mitochondrial protein AtMg00810-like gives MIVILVYVDDLLITGNSSRMVQEAKDTLHKNFKIKDLGSLKYFLGIEILKSKEGLLLNQRKYALQLISEAGLSGAKTVSTPLEFNQKLTSVEFDQHTGGSDDAELEDVTAYQRLIGKLLYLTIARPDICFSVQVLSQFMQHPKVSHWEAALRVVRYIKRSPGLGVILRRGIGVTKLTGYCDSDWASCPNTRRSITGYMVKLGDSLISWKSKKQQIVSRSSTEAEYRSLAALVAKLIWLASLLNELHFPGATPISVFTDSKSAIQIAENSVFHERTKHIDIDCHFIREKVKSGFIDIQHLSTTMQPADILTKRLGANQHHLLMTKLGVLDVFHPLV, from the coding sequence ATGATTGTGATTttagtatatgttgatgatctttTGATAACTGGAAATAGCTCCAGAATGGTTCAAGAAGCCAAAGACACAttacacaaaaattttaaaataaaagacttgggaagcctcaaatattttttggggATTGAAATCTTGAAATCCAAAGAAGGGTTGTTATTGAATCAAAGAAAGTATGCTTTACAACTAATCTCAGAGGCTGGATTGAGTGGAGCAAAGACTGTAAGCACTCCTTTAGAATTCAATCAAAAGTTGACTAGTGTAGAGTTTGATCAACACACTGGTGGATCTGATGATGCAGAGCTGGAAGATGTTACAGCATACCAAAGATTGATTGGTAAATTGCTGTATTTGACAATTGCCAGACCTGACATTTGTTTCAGTGTTCAAGTTTTGAGTCAATTCATGCAGCACCCTAAGGTTTCACATTGGGAGGCAGCATTAAGGGTAGtaagatatataaaaagatCCCCAGGACTTGGAGTAATACTTAGAAGAGGTATTGGTGTTACAAAACTCACAGGATACTGTGACTCAGATTGGGCATCATGTCCAAACACAAGAAGGTCAATAACTGGATACATGGTAAAACTTGGAGATTCTCTTATTTCGTGGAAATCAAAGAAGCAGCAGATAGTAAGTAGGAGTTCAACTGAAGCAGAGTATAGAAGTCTGGCAGCTCTTGTTGCTAAGCTGATCTGGTTAGCAAGTTTACTTAATGAATTACATTTTCCAGGTGCCACTCCAATTTCAGTGTTCACAGACAGCAAATCAGCCATTCAAATAGCTGAGAATTCAGTTTTTCATGAGCGTACGAAACACATCGATATTGATTGTCATTTCATTCGAGAAAAGGTGAAGTCAGGGTTCATTGACATTCAACATTTGTCCACTACCATGCAGCCTGCTGATATTTTGACAAAACGGCTAGGGGCCAATCAACATCATCTCCTCATGACCAAACTTGGTGTGCTAGATGTCTTTCACCCTTTAGTTTGA